DNA sequence from the Sphaeramia orbicularis chromosome 13, fSphaOr1.1, whole genome shotgun sequence genome:
TAACTTGCCTATTCGTGACGGTgttacattcagtgtaataacatACTGATAATAATTCTGCAGATGATGGGGGGGGCACTCCAGTTCAGGATGAGCATGCGGCATCAGATGGCGAGGAGATGAGGAGTGACCGGCACCAGTCGGAGGTCAGTGTGAACTGGAAGGAACTGGTTTCAGCCCAGTGGAGGTTCAGGTTCTGACAAATAGAACTGATACACATTTGGAGTAGAGACATGAAAGACCTTTGAAGCATGTTTGTAATAATTCAAGTGTTTCATTAAgtaaaaatatgtataaaagAAGTAAACCCAAGATTTCCATGAAAAGATTATTCTTAATTTTTGGGTCTATATATTCATTTTATACTTATTTACTGGGGGGGGATGTGATACCAGAGTTATTATTATTGGTACAATACTGGAAACAAGGCAATATtcagatttattattttaaatgtaatttaacAGTTGGATCTGCATTTTAAGTGATCTGTCTGCCACTAATATTTCCatatagtatgtttttttttttaaattaaatctaAACAGTGTCTTGGAGAATTGTTGTAGTGTCACAGAACATTATTTTGTCACATGTGTACACTTCAGCAGCTCCACATTTAGGAGGAGGAAGTGAAGCCCCTCAGTGTCACAGATACATCAGAACCAAAGCAGCAGAATCAGACATTATTacagagtgtcaaactcattttagttcaggagccatattCAGCCGAATTTAGTCTGAAGTGGGCAgggccagtgaaataataacataattatgtataaataatgccaactccaaactgtGCTTACatgatgaacatgtttacatctacaaactgtcctttaacctcctcagacccaggaaaggacaagtttgagctttttttaattaaataattgcagaTATTGGAAACACCgtgatgcaacacttttttcaaatgaatttttaaaatttttttatggaatttcctTTGCAGTGGaaaggtgtttttatttatttatttttttagctgggtctgaggaggataaaacaatgtgaataacacgaacaacctaaCATTTCTTAAGAAACAATAAGTGCActtttaccaatattcagcctcagtttatcaattaCACATGCTCATTCTactgtacagatcacagtggacctacaaagacacaaatatttaataacagacagaatagcggtccaattacactgacttctcttaagacatttcaggtttttaatatttgttcaggatatttacgtttttgtgaaatgatgtttgttttagtgtaaattcagaaaaattacatgaaaatatttacatttaccaaaacTGAAACGTGGAGTTATGAGtgtttataggatattatgataatatttttaccggtctgaatgtgaaaccttaACAAATATTCTTGTGAAtatcttaaatttaatttttgcatttcacaaattcatcccatgggtcagattaaaccctttggtggtccacatttggcccccaggccccatgtttgacacccctgcgttaaTAAGTCCCAGATTTACACAAGTGTTTGTGTTCACAGGACGAGGGCAGTAATGATGAAGATGCTTCACACACGATGGAGACCAGTGGGGCCATCAGCGGCTCAGACAACGAAGACCAGCGGGGGGGTGGAGCAGTGGCTCAGACAACGAAAGACCAGCGGGGGGGCGGAGCTAGTGGCTCAGACAACGAAGACCAGCGGGGGGATGGAGCCAGCGGCTCAGACAATGAAGACCGGCGGGGGGGCGACAGCGACTCAGAGGGCGAAGCGCCACGAGAACCTGACGACAAAAGTGACTCGGACGTGGATGTACCGCGGCCCGTCGACAGCGACGACGACTCTCCGGTCAAACGCAGGACGAGTGCATCGGAGGATGAGGAAGATTCGCCGGCGAAACGCAGGATGAGCACATCGGACAACGAGGAGTCAGCGAGCAAACATGCCGCTTCCGATAACGAGGAGGGGTCGTCTCCCGCCAAACGCAGGGGAAGTACGTCAGAcatggaggaaggggaggagaggCCCAAAGTGGGCGGAGACAGCGACTCTGACAACGAAGACGCCAAAGCGGCAGCGTCACCAGAACGGCAGTCCAACGCCGACAGTGACTCTGACAGGGCGATGCCGAGCAGACGCAAGGCAGCACAGATAGActctgatgaagaggaggaggctgGGAAACAGGAggatgggggagggggaggaggaggagggggcaagTGGAAGGCTGTGATGCAGTCCGACAGCGACGATGAGGACGAAGGCGGGAAAGCCAAAGCTGCAGCAGGAAGTGATGGAGAGCAGGAGACGCAGCAGAGGGACAGCGACGAGGAAGACGACAAACCAGGTACCCACACCagcagacccccccaccccaaaaataaacaaacaaatgtacaaacaaacaaaccatccatccATGTTCACTAACGCCGTAACCTCAACTCTAGTGAGAACATCTGTCATCAACCAAGTCTATTTACATAAAACCTTTATGAGCTTTAAACAGACACaagaaatcacacaaaaaaacaacacaacgtTTACAATATTACACACGCATCAGTTCAGTATTACACACATATCAGTTCAATATTACACACACATCAGTTCAGTATTACACACATATCAGTTCAATATTACACACACATCAGTTCAGTATTACACACATATCAGTTCAATATTACACACACATCAGTTCAGTATTACACACATATCAGTTCAATATTACACACACATCAGTTCTATTCAAGACTCTCATTACACATTAAAGCCACGTATGACGTTCGGAATTTCACGCAGCAGaaagaagcaatgaagccatttccatgtttgttgctgctgcggccatactgtGACTGAGTGGAATTCCCAAAAAGCCCAAGTGACGGTTTGGTTCTGTTTGGCTTGTAAACAAACAgatgcttgtgatggagtacacttggaGGTTGTTCACCGTGatggaagtgattcaggtgcgttagCACGGAAAGACTACCGGAttagtgatactgaggatatgactggggttagACACATTGgataaaaaattggtgacaaaagtcatacacagctttaaggacattgaaaacatcagagattattaaaaaaaaaacaaaaaaaaaaacagactaaaagttgTAAATCTgatattatttttacctccgcgaaggaggttatgttttgccggtgctggtttgtctgtctgtccgtgtgcaatataactcaaaaagttatggacggttttggatgaaaatttcaggaaatgttgatactggcacaaggaacaaatgattaaactttggtggtgatgggggggcgtcactgatctgccttggcagaggtgtgcgctctccgagtgcttttctagttcattcatatttttttatttaaaccaaTGCTAAAGATAATTTTGCATATGGTCAACGTTAATTTTTTTAGTTTCACAACCCAACATTCAACTGTGTGGTTagtaaacatgtttttactgGTACAGTTTTCTTTTTCCAGTTTACCTGCATTTGATCCTAAAGAGTTAACTTTGATCCCTGAAGAGTGGGGACTAAAATATTAATGTAGAAGTatattaacatttatgaataCATACAGTACTATATAATAACATTTCTTACTATAGAAGTTGTAGAAGTAAAATAAAGTCTCATTAAATGTCGTCTTTATTTAATTCAAATGGTTGTCATCGTGATGAAAAAATCCCAACTTGAGTTTTGTTGATTCTCATTCCAGGTCAGTTGCTACAGATTTGTTGTTTTGGTTCGAAATAAAAACTGTAGCATTCAGTATTATTTACTAAAggaacacaatgaaaataaaaacatatatagtCCACAGGCTTTtacaactaaaataagttaaataaTAGAGAATTAGATCAGCTTGAAATGGTTAATTGAGTTTAATTTAATTGTTCGGACACTTTGTTTTCCACTCAGATGTTCACTTTACTTACACTTTGAccttattattttcttttctctaAAAAAGTcccgtttttgtgtttgtttactgcACTGCATGTTTCTGACTGCTGTGACGGTACCAGATCCAACTGAGCAGAATACCACTGTTTATGTGGATCAGACTCAACCTCACCCATTATTTGGAATGTCTGTATGTTTCTGTGTGCAGTTAAGAGGAAGAAGGCCATCCTGTCAGACAGTGAAgacgaggatgaggaggaagacaGAAAAACCAGGTAAGACCTCAGGTGGTTCTGCGTCATCCTTTAAATGGACCCATCCACGAGTTCAGCATCAGACACCAAAACATGTTAGGAAAACATCTGAGCAATGCATGTGGGTTGGAGGTCACATGACTCTGTGGTGGTCCAGCAGCGAAGAGGAGTCGAGCCGTGTCGGACGATGATGAGAACTCGGACAGTGACGCCTCCGTGGGTCCGGATAAGAGCCTCGCTGCCAAACTGAGAGAACTGGGCTCAGCCagcgaggatgaggaggaggacgacaggtcaaaggtcacggcagGGAAGAAGGATGAGAAGGCACTGTTCGGCAGTGACAGCGACTCTGGGGATGATGAGGAGGAGTAAGTGTTTTTCCACACATGTTCAAGGTCTGAGTTTTCAACTTAGTTTGATGAAGTTTAGTTTACCATAAAACACACAGAGGTTGGGCTGTGAATCTCAGGATACCTCACCATACGATACGATACGCAATGTATATATTCTTTATTTACCCTGggaaaaaaaagcctcattgagattgcaaatctctttttcaagagtgacctggcgaAGAAAAGCAGCAGAACACAGTTTCTGACATGACAAGACATAATCAAGACATATTACAAAAACTTAGtcgtttaaaaacagttacattgaccaagTTCATTGATTTCACGctctttaaaatagctttaaattcaccaaTAGTAACAAGTTCAGATGGATTTAGGTTGTTTTGCAGGACATTCCATGCAGAGGGGGCAGCATATTGAAATGCAGTCTTCCCCAACTCTGTTATACATGGCTCACGATAATAAGTCGATATGGCGTTACTGCGATTATCGATATATTGCTCTTAATAACCTACGATATATCTGTGTGTTTATAagggtgaaacaaaaacaaaccagccGAAAAAATAAGTCATAGTTTACTACTGTTTGTACTCTGGGTAAATTATGCTgtaaaatatagattaaaaacacTGACAGTGTTTTAGTTGAACTGAAGTGGAAACAGGATGTTTGTATGTGtctgacaaacactgacactaTTTAAACCACCTGATATCATGACTTGTGTGAAtgtacacaccacttttaattagcCTGTTATCtttacgcattataagctttccacatgtatgttcatgctgttattacccccctgtccaacctgaaccgatgcgtcaaataccacactgAGGGTTATGGTTATGTGAACCGCAGATCTTGGTGTACATTGACGTGTGGTCAACTgacgttgaataacacgtgaaaggtggAGAATGTGTACgcataacacaccaaatgccattagaactggtgtgacatacaacgctgTTTCATGAGCTCATTGTCATTTTAAACTCATTCAGAAAACACCATCTCATGTCTCTCATGTACATGTTGGTGGTGTCACCCCTGTGTCGTATTTTTGTGCGACAGTTCGTACATACTGCAAAGTCTTTCTCCATCTTTGTCCCATCCACACTAGAAAATACAAAGTCAGTCCACACTTTGGATTTAAATGACTCCATTCACTAAGGAGGAACCATGAAAGAATTTTATAACAGCTagatttgaataataataataataaaaagcaatACACGGCAAGAGCGCATTGATTATCCATCCGTAAGGACTAAATATCGCGGTAGTTCACCATATGGATATTTTGTCCCACTCCTTCACAGAGGTCATTTCTAAATTAGCAGACActttggtttggttggtttgtaattgttaaataaatgtacaatTATAAAATGGAAGAATTCTGTTGCCAAATTCAGTGGAACCTTTTATTTGTAACATGCTCCTAAAGGTATTAGGAgttaatatttactggtttaGAAAATACTGAAATAAGGCTCAGTGGAAGATGCAAATAAGAGGAAACGAACAGTGGCTTTGAAGATCCAGGTGTGACCtttgacttttgtttttcctccagGAAGATGATTGCAGACATCTTTGGTGAGTCtggagacgaggaggaggaggagttcacGGTGAGTGTGACCTCACAGGTCGACGTCATGTGGGTAAAAACTCAGACGCTGATGGTGTCTGTGCTCCTCATCAGGGTTTCAACCAGGAGGATCTGGAGAGCGACAAGAAGGAGGCCAAGCAGCAGCTCCACCAGCAGGAGGAGGAGTCCGACTCTGATGAAGGAGTAGACCGCAGTGGACAAGAGTGGGTTCACATGTCACATATGAGTGGGTTTACATGAGACATGAGTGGGTTTATGAGTGGGTTTACATGAAACATGAGTGGGTTTATGAGTGGGTTTACATGAGACATGAGTGGGTTTATGAGTGGGTTTACATGAGACATGAGTGGGTTTATGAGTGGGTTTACATGAAACATGAGTGGGTTTATGAGTGGGTTTACATGAAACATGAGTGGGTTTATGAGTGGGTTTACATGAAACATGAGTGGGTTTATGAGTGGGTTTACATGAAACATGAGTGGGTTTATGAGTGGGTTTACATGAAACATGAGTGGGTTTATGAGTGGGTTTACATGAAACATGAGTGGGTTTATGAGTGGGTTTACATGAGACATGAGTGGGTTTATGAGTGGGTTTACATGAGACATGAGTGGGTTTATATGTGACAAGAGTATGTTTACATctgctatgtgtgtgtgtttacagtatgAGTTTCATGTCGGACTTCGACATCATGCTCGCCCGGAGAAAAGCCATGAACAGTAAGAAGAGGCGGCACCGCGATGGAGGCACGTTCATCAGCGACGCCGACGACGTGGTCAGCGCCATGATCACCAAGATGAACGAAGCCGCCGAGGTTCGCCGCTCACAACAGAACCAGTCAGAACGTCCACGTGCTCTGGTATTGGATCCTAACTGACCGCTGTTTTCACAGGAGGACCGAACCCTGAACAGTCAGAAGAAACCAGCGCTGAAGAAGCTCACACTGCTGCCACAGGTCGTTATGCATCTGAAGAAGTAAGAGCACAGTGAGGGAGCTGAGGTCAGGGTCTGCACACGGTGGTGGAGAACACAAGAGCAGCAGGGCCAGGatcaggttcaggtccaggtcctggaTCAGGTCCCTGCTGATCCATCAGATGGAgacgttgttgttgtttatgttgttATTGACGTTGTTGTGGTTTTCCCTCAGGCAGGACTTGAAGGAGACATTCATCGACAGCGGGTGTGATGTCAGCCATTAAGAGTGGATCAGCCCCCTCCCTGATAAGTCCCTGCCGGCCCTCAGGATCAGGGAGGAGCTGCTCCGCATCCTGCAGGAGGTATGTGTGCACACTGGGCCCGGTCTGGGTTGTGGTCCAGGatcaggttctggttctgagtGTTGCCCTGTATTCCGTGTGTG
Encoded proteins:
- the LOC115431661 gene encoding LOW QUALITY PROTEIN: protein IWS1 homolog (The sequence of the model RefSeq protein was modified relative to this genomic sequence to represent the inferred CDS: substituted 2 bases at 2 genomic stop codons) translates to MDGEDDDFMSGSHSDDGGGTPVQDEHAASDGEEMRSDRHQSEDEGSNDEDASHTMETSGAISGSDNEDQRGGGADSDSEGEAPREPDDKSDSDVDVPRPVDSDDDSPVKRRTSASEDEEDSPAKRRMSTSDNEESASKHAASDNEEGSSPAKRRGSTSDMEEGEERPKVGGDSDSDNEDAKAAASPERQSNADSDSDRAMPSRRKAAQIDSDEEEEAGKQEDGGGGGGGGGKWKAVMQSDSDDEDEGGKAKAAAGSDGEQETQQRDSDEEDDKPVKRKKAILSDSEDEDEEEDRKPAAKRSRAVSDDDENSDSDASVGPDKSLAAKLRELGSASEDEEEDDRSKVTAGKKDEKALFGSDSDSGDDEEEKMIADIFGESGDEEEEEFTGFNQEDLESDKKEAKQQLHQQEEESDSDEGVDRSGQDMSFMSDFDIMLARRKAMNSKKRRHRDGGTFISDADDVVSAMITKMNEAAEEDRTLNSQKKPALKKLTLLPQVVMHLKKQDLKETFIDSGCDVSHXEWISPLPDKSLPALRIREELLRILQELPSVSQETLKHSGIGRAVMFLYKHPKESRTNKDLALKLINEWSRPIFGLTSNYKGMTREERQQRDLDQQMPQRRRLSSGGQTPRRDLEKQLTGEEKALRPGDPGFCARARVPMPPIKIVVRPKWKXEMESNRGPVKKGLSRVDKQMRRFADIRRLTKTGHAVKISVEGNRMPL